The following coding sequences are from one Methanosarcina sp. WWM596 window:
- a CDS encoding DUF1699 family protein produces the protein MKIRVVSSKEEIDTLKLNEEIIHLAFRPSNKDIFKLILKCPEVKAIHIPSSYKRTISSSAQMYLSMQNIALLEGDVWGHRKDINEYSEVSQHVFDRIRELKEEGLSDEDTIERLVRETRLSPDFVTFIISN, from the coding sequence ATGAAAATTAGAGTTGTAAGCTCAAAAGAAGAAATAGACACTTTAAAACTCAATGAGGAAATTATCCATCTAGCATTCAGACCGTCCAACAAGGATATATTTAAACTCATTCTAAAGTGTCCAGAAGTAAAAGCGATCCACATCCCGAGCTCATACAAGAGAACAATTTCCAGTTCTGCACAGATGTATCTTTCTATGCAGAACATTGCTTTGCTTGAGGGCGATGTGTGGGGTCACAGAAAAGACATTAACGAATATTCCGAAGTTTCCCAGCATGTATTTGACCGTATAAGGGAACTAAAAGAAGAAGGTCTTTCCGATGAAGACACTATAGAAAGACTTGTGAGGGAAACAAGGCTCAGTCCGGACTTTGTAACCTTTATCATATCGAATTGA
- the tnpA gene encoding IS200/IS605 family transposase: protein MELRSFSHGYGQITYHIVLVPKYRYKIFYNKRVKKDCESIFHNICTEKGYKIHALEVVDNHVHLFLEFHPSTSLSEVVQYLKGGSSYRLFKLHPELRTRYWGGSLWSSGKFYRSVGNVTADTIKHYIKESQGKPKTEVQSYRLKSRQRKIDDF from the coding sequence TTGGAATTGCGCAGTTTTAGCCATGGCTATGGTCAGATTACCTACCACATCGTGTTGGTGCCTAAGTATCGATACAAGATATTCTACAATAAACGAGTTAAAAAGGATTGCGAGTCTATATTCCACAATATTTGCACAGAGAAAGGCTACAAAATCCATGCTCTGGAAGTTGTAGATAATCATGTTCACCTGTTCCTGGAATTCCACCCAAGCACCTCTCTATCAGAGGTGGTTCAATACTTGAAAGGAGGTAGTTCTTACAGATTGTTCAAGCTTCATCCTGAACTGAGAACACGATATTGGGGTGGAAGTCTATGGTCAAGTGGTAAATTCTATCGATCCGTTGGAAATGTAACCGCTGACACAATCAAGCACTACATTAAGGAGTCGCAGGGAAAACCGAAAACAGAGGTTCAATCATATAGATTAAAGTCTAGGCAACGGAAAATTGACGATTTCTAA